Proteins from a single region of Parasedimentitalea psychrophila:
- a CDS encoding sarcosine oxidase subunit beta family protein: MRFSGWRVLKEGLTGNKGWAPHWRNPEPKPEYDVVIIGGGGHGLATAYYLAKEHGITNIAVLEKGYLGGGNVGRNTTIVRANYYLPGNSEFYSHSLKLWEGLEQDLNYNAMMSQRGVMMIYHNDGQRDAMVRRGNAIINQGDDAELLDVEGVRKRAPFLNFDNNRFPIMGGLLHRRGGTARHDAVAWGFARGADMRGVDLIQNCEVTGIDIDNGKVRGVQTTRGVIRAKKVALAAAGRSGQVAALAGLRLPIESHVLQAFVSEGLKPVLNHVIAFAENHLYISQSDKGGLVFGSYLDFYSSYAARGNLPMVEHTMESCLAMVPALGKARLLRSWGGIMDMTPDGSPIIDQSGIEGLYLNCGWCYGGFKAIPGSGDAYAHLIATDRPHGAATKFKLDRFRSGHGLMDEEGSGAQHNLH; encoded by the coding sequence ATGCGGTTTTCAGGCTGGCGCGTGCTCAAAGAAGGGCTGACAGGCAACAAGGGCTGGGCACCGCATTGGCGCAACCCCGAGCCGAAACCCGAATATGATGTGGTGATCATCGGCGGCGGCGGTCACGGGCTGGCCACCGCCTATTATCTGGCAAAAGAACACGGCATCACCAATATCGCGGTGCTGGAAAAGGGCTATCTGGGCGGCGGCAATGTGGGCCGCAACACCACCATTGTGCGGGCCAATTATTACCTGCCGGGCAATTCCGAGTTCTACTCTCATTCGCTGAAGCTCTGGGAGGGGCTGGAGCAGGATTTGAACTATAACGCGATGATGTCGCAGCGCGGGGTGATGATGATTTATCACAACGATGGCCAGCGCGACGCCATGGTGCGGCGCGGCAATGCCATCATCAATCAGGGCGATGATGCCGAACTGCTGGATGTCGAAGGGGTGCGCAAACGAGCGCCGTTTCTGAATTTTGACAACAACCGCTTCCCGATCATGGGCGGCTTGCTGCATCGGCGCGGCGGCACCGCGCGCCATGATGCGGTGGCCTGGGGCTTTGCCCGCGGCGCCGATATGCGCGGTGTTGATCTTATCCAGAACTGCGAAGTCACCGGCATTGATATCGACAATGGCAAAGTGCGCGGGGTGCAGACCACGCGCGGGGTGATCCGGGCCAAGAAGGTCGCACTGGCGGCGGCGGGGCGGTCGGGACAGGTGGCGGCCCTGGCCGGGCTGCGGCTGCCGATCGAAAGCCATGTGCTGCAGGCCTTTGTCTCGGAGGGACTGAAGCCGGTGCTCAACCACGTCATCGCCTTTGCCGAGAACCATCTGTATATCAGCCAGTCCGACAAGGGCGGTCTGGTGTTTGGCAGTTACTTGGATTTTTACAGCTCCTATGCGGCACGCGGCAATCTGCCGATGGTGGAGCACACTATGGAAAGCTGCCTGGCGATGGTGCCGGCGCTGGGCAAGGCGCGGCTGCTGCGCAGTTGGGGTGGCATCATGGATATGACCCCGGATGGCTCGCCGATCATTGATCAGTCCGGCATCGAGGGGCTCTATCTCAATTGTGGCTGGTGTTACGGCGGCTTCAAGGCGATCCCCGGATCCGGCGATGCCTATGCCCATCTGATCGCCACCGATCGCCCGCATGGCGCGGCCACCAAGTTCAAGCTGGACCGGTTCCGCTCGGGGCATGGGTTGATGGATGAGGAGGGCTCCGGTGCGCAACATAATCTGCATTGA
- a CDS encoding sarcosine oxidase subunit delta, translated as MRINCPNCGERDRREFYVKGAALARPAADATLEAWHDHVNLRDNPAGELHELWYHEMGCGAWIDVCRNVVSHAVLSTALASAADLGGAR; from the coding sequence ATGAGGATCAACTGTCCGAATTGCGGCGAGCGCGATCGTCGCGAGTTTTATGTCAAGGGCGCCGCATTGGCGCGCCCGGCAGCGGATGCGACGCTGGAGGCCTGGCATGATCATGTCAACCTGCGGGACAATCCGGCAGGGGAGCTGCATGAGCTGTGGTATCATGAGATGGGCTGCGGTGCCTGGATCGATGTCTGTCGCAATGTTGTCAGTCATGCGGTGCTGTCAACCGCGCTGGCCTCGGCTGCGGATCTGGGGGGCGCGCGATGA